In Helianthus annuus cultivar XRQ/B chromosome 3, HanXRQr2.0-SUNRISE, whole genome shotgun sequence, a single window of DNA contains:
- the LOC110888668 gene encoding glutathione S-transferase T3-like translates to MIEFWSPKKEFELAKAWLDVSEDEIVGNDQDIKVFWARIREKFFATMGHGKYRTPDSFSGKWSAMRTKVSNFNNIYTNLVNNNRRKSGSSDVDVMTQAHTDYRLYHGHYFTMVTTWEFLRKSPKWHLVPPFDPTRPWSKRSKSTSTTEPSGSEARIIINLNNDVDEFEEPEELPRPKCMDKSKLAARGKSSSTPSDGPSKLNDFEESLNKIIAIREKDQQMKMEKQI, encoded by the exons ATGATCGAATTTTGGTCGCCTAAGAAAGAATTTGAGTTGGCAAAAGCATGGCTCGACGTATCGGAAGACGAGATTGTTG gAAACGACCAAGATATAAAGGTATTTTGGGCTCGTATACGTGAGAAATTTTTTGCCACAATGGGTCATGGCAAATATCGAACGCCCGACTCTTTTTCGGGAAAGTGGAGCGCTATGAGGACGAAGGTTAGCAATTTCAACAATATATATACTAATCTCGTCAACAATAATCGAAGAAAAAGTGGTTCGAGTGACGTGGACGTTATGACCCAAGCCCACACTGACTATAGATTGTACCATGGGCATTACTTTACGATGGTAACTACGTGGGAGTTTCTTCGCAAATCTCCCAAGTGGCATCTTGTACCACCGTTCGACCCAACCCGCCCTTGGTCGAAACGGTCCAAATCAACATCCACTACCGAACCATCCGGGTCCGAAGCTCGTATAATAATTAATCTAAACAATGATGTTGACGAGTTTGAAGAACCAGAGGAGTTGCCTCGACCAAAGTGTATGGATAAAAGTAAGTTAGCGGCACGAGGAAAGTCTTCTTCAACGCCATCGGATGGCCCGTCCAAGTTGAACGACTTCGAGGAAAGTCTCAACAAAATAATCGCGATTAGGGAAAAAGACCAACAAATGAAAATGGAGAAACAAATCTAG